The Leishmania braziliensis MHOM/BR/75/M2904 complete genome, chromosome 25 genome includes a region encoding these proteins:
- a CDS encoding putative kinesin → MSSSSIKVAVRCRPLFGQERPAGGLDIQNRRILLDSKTYDPDFTFSPASTQEDVFQACRPILQCVKEGMNGTIMVYGQTGTGKTYTMLGREGGEHGLVHMVVANMLEHVQQKTVDGAQCALTLSMIEIYNERLTDMLSPNGEEEVTLISGFPRFTHKATLCRVNDTIETIQRGLSWRHTAATLMNERSSRSHVVFIFDMEEYNAFTEQTDVAHLFMIDLAGSESLKKSQASGVAAGEAGKINKSLLALKSVFLALSNTNEATRPNHVPYRDSKLTELLQDSIGGTARTLMIACISSVGRDIEETKSTLLYAVKARSIRNAANTEKEKLLVRLRSMEVENQKLRNRLQERVSERGGYYVSKEEHEQTQEVAESYDKLKEAVEQLMQDRQSSDARQHIWESQVKVLQGLLVDKEAELQNFKEVYHEALKRFEYQATILQRMVRGGVAEAKDVVKSSFADNYARLHAWRTELLNALEEPVPTTLPSLPPPLPHACCPQSDAAAGTAVVNEESVQYQKADESASRCALNVVEATTPDRRSCTPPPSQALLSGGTQSLSQPTGSRGVAGLVPSGSPSRTAVAAAAVSQPGRTMVATAPYSARCSTALPLQRGSATSGALSASVSPTRRAGRPRGGGGGGGIATNSGPRRCFAGNNNATSALRGSGAPPMTLPPATAITEVLTQDGSEEYRVSTMTTNVVAAPAPLPVSRTTSTSMAPPAWSTVIAQYDKQCLRIVHRLNEAVEAMLSECLQSLADYKEHAEQVELKRRRGVEEICQRLRSELDSSLRRLQRVEDVALGDVQEAREHFGDRLRLKAKMPFLADAAPFQLAVRDACAEVVRHATHVFPHPSTPADAEAALDVIVRNVLRCSTAFTLQSLDPLSSSAVNAHATSVAACGGSSSSPQLAGLVPMPPLTSPLVYESPAAASFCSLTGSLGKEEVLDCGPASVHLLQGSRGTTPVSSSQQQQQSTRPSSLRGSATLTAMPVNRNRGGDGRRGGGGSNLLRPHKRTRSTATSSRSSGRGVPRDSNASIRSLRNIDRDTDARSREGRL, encoded by the coding sequence ATGTCGTCGTCTAGCATCAAGGTGGCGGTCCGCTGCCGCCCACTCTTTGGGCAGGAGCGTCCGGCCGGCGGCCTCGATATTCAGAACCGCCGCATCTTGCTTGACTCCAAGACGTACGACCCGGACTTCACCTTCTCGCCCGCGTCGACGCAGGAGGATGTCTTCCAGGCATGCCGACCGATCCTGCAATGTGTGAAGGAGGGCATGAACGGCACGATTATGGTCTACGGTCAGACCGGCACCGGCAAGACGTACACCATGCTTGGCAGAGAGGGCGGCGAGCATGGCCTGGTGCACATGGTAGTGGCGAACATGCTGGAGCATGTCCAGCAGAAGACGGTGGATGGAGCACAGTGCGCGCTGACGCTTTCCATGATCGAGATCTACAACGAGCGTCTCACTGACATGCTCAGCCCCAatggggaggaagaggtgacACTCATCTCCGGCTTCCCACGCTTCACCCACAAGGCGACGCTGTGCCGAGTCAACGACACCATCGAAACTATCCAGCGTGGTCTGTCATGGCGCCACACGGCGGCAACGCTGATGAATgaacgcagcagccgctcgcACGTCGTCTTCATCTTCGACATGGAGGAGTACAACGCCTTCACGGAGCAGACCGATGTAGCGCATCTATTCATGATTGACCTGGCCGGGTCAGAGAGCTTGAAGAAGTCGCAGGCCTCTGGAGTGGCGGCTGGCGAAGCCGGCAAGATCAACAAGTCGCTACTAGCCTTGAAGAGCGTCTTCCTCGCGCTGTCCAACACGAACGAGGCGACGCGACCCAACCACGTGCCGTACCGCGACTCGAAGCTGACAGAGCTGCTACAAGACTCCATCGGCGGCACCGCTCGGACGCTCATGATCGCCTGCATCTCGTCCGTTGGCCGTGACATCGAGGAGACCAAGTCGACCCTACTCTACGCCGTTAAGGCTCGCAGCATCCGCAATGCCGCCAacacggagaaggagaagttGCTTGTCCGGCTGCGCTCGATGGAGGTCGAGAACCAGAAGCTGCGCAACCGTCTGCAGGAACGGGTGAGCGAGCGGGGTGGGTACTACGTATCGAAGGAGGAGCATGAGCAGacgcaggaggtggcggagtcGTACGACAAGCtcaaggaggcggtggagcagctcaTGCAGGACCGCCAGAGCAGTGACGCGCGACAGCATATATGGGAATCTCAGGTAAAAGTGCTACAAGGGCTGTTGGTGgacaaggaggcggagctgcagaaCTTCAAGGAGGTGTACCATGAAGCTCTGAAGCGCTTCGAGTATCAAGCAACCATACTCCAACGAATGGTGCGCGGCGGGGTCGCGGAGGCCAAGGACGTAGTAAAGTCCTCCTTCGCGGACAACTACGCGCGTCTCCACGCGTGGCGCACCGAACTGCTCaacgcgctggaggagccCGTTCCCACCActctgccgtcgctgccgcctcctctcccccacgcCTGTTGTCCGCagagcgacgccgctgctggaaCAGCAGTAGTGAATGAGGAGTCGGTGCAATATCAGAAGGCAGACGAGAGCGCCTCCCGGTGCGCACTAAACGTCGTTGAGGCGACGACGCCAGatcggcgcagctgcacgccgcctccctcgcaGGCCCTCCTCAGTGGTGGAACGCAGTCGCTGTCACAGCCAACAGGTAGTCGTGGCGTCGCAGGCCTCGTCCCAAGTGGATCCCCCTCGCGGACAGCCgtagcagctgctgcggtctCTCAACCCGGTCGGACCATGGTTGCAACCGCTCCCTACTCTGCACGCTGTAGCACCGCGTTACCTCTCCAGCGCGGTAGCGCCACGTCGGGTGCACTGTCGGCATCGGTGAGTCCGACACGCCGCGCCGGCCGTCCtcggggcggcggcggcggcggcggcatcgcaACCAACAGCGGCCCTCGCCGCTGTTTCGCAGGCAACAATAACGCCACTAGTGCTCTTCGAGGGAGCGGCGCTCCGCCGATGACACTACCGCCCGCCACCGCTATCACTGAAGTGCTGACACAGGATGGTAGCGAGGAATACCGCGTCTCGACGATGACCACCAACGTGGTGgccgcgccagcgccactgccCGTATCGCGAACCACGAGCACCTCCATGGCGCCGCCGGCGTGGTCCACCGTGATAGCGCAGTACGACAAGCAGTGCCTCCGCATTGTGCACCGGCTGaacgaggcggtggaggcaaTGCTTAGTGAGTGCCTGCAGTCCTTAGCCGACTACAAGGAGCACGCGGAGCAGGTGGAGCTCAAGCGGCGACGCGGTGTCGAAGAAATCTGTCAGCGTCTACGCAGTGAACTAGACTCAAGCCTGAGACGACTGCAACGAGTGGAGGACGTAGCGCTCGGCGACGTGCAGGAGGCACGTGAACACTTTGGCGATCGACTCCGGCTGAAGGCCAAAATGCCGTTCTTGGCGGACGCGGCGCCGTTCCAGTTGGCGGTACGTGACGCGTGTGCAGAAGTCGTACGACATGCCACCCACGTCTTTCCCCACCCGAGCACCCCCGCCGATGCCGAGGCAGCGTTAGACGTTATTGTGCGCAatgtgctgcgctgcagtacTGCCTTCACCCTTCAGTCCTTGGACCCACTGTCGTCGAGCGCCGTCAACGCCCACGCTACCTCGGTCGCGGCGTGTGGCGGTAGTAGCAGCAGTCCACAGCTGGCTGGCCTCGTACCAATGCCACCCCTGACGTCCCCTCTCGTGTACGAgtcaccagcagcggcgtcttTCTGCTCCCTGACAGGCTCGCTTGGTAAGGAAGAGGTGCTAGACTGCGGCCCTGCGAGTGTTCACCTCTTGCAGGGGTCTCGAGGGACGACGCCCGTATCCTCgtcacagcaacagcaacagagTACGcggccgtcgtcgctgcgcgGCAGTGCGACACTCACAGCGATGCCGGTGAACCGCAACcgcggcggtgatggccgtcgtggtggcggtggtagcaACCTACTGAGGCCTCACAAGCGAACACGCAGTACTGCCACCTCTTCGAGATCTTCTGGGAGAGGAGTGCCGCGCGACAGCAACGCGTCAATCCGGTCTCTGAGAAACATAGACAGAGATACGGACGCGCGCAGTCGAGAGGGCAGGCTTTAG
- a CDS encoding putative acylphosphatase — MMYTCVCVWGGGGVSVRDAGMQQRCKTWGRGAPQPFTLPSPVQVLRQLVLLPSSLSLSLSRHSVRSPLEKHAHAYLHTGDNIASAVTDTMEASRYIHTYRIFVSGRVQGVFYRKYTALKAAELGVTGFVRNLPDGRVEILAEGTKTQVGALEAWCHRGSPEAQVTAVDVEDCTQLAPQSDGTGVTATPPLDRKMSNFVVSR; from the coding sequence ATGAtgtacacgtgtgtgtgtgtgtgggggggggggggcgtgtcAGTGAGAGATGCAGggatgcagcagcggtgcaagACATGGGGAAGAGGCGCCCCTCAACCCTTCACCTTGCCCTCCCCAGTTCAAGTTTTGCGCCAGTTAGTTCtacttccctcctctctctctctctctctctctcgtcacAGCGTTCGATCCCCACTAGaaaagcacgcacacgcataccTGCACACAGGAGACAACATTGCGTCCGCCGTAACCGACACCATGGAGGCATCACGCTACATCCACACATATCGCATTTTCGTGAGCGGCCGTGTGCAGGGTGTCTTCTACCGCAAGTACACAGCGCTGAAAGCAGCGGAGCTAGGCGTGACAGGCTTTGTGCGCAACTTGCCAGACGGCCGGGTCGAGATCCTGGCGGAGGGAACGAAGACCCAGGTCGGCGCGCTAGAGGCGTGGTGCCACAGAGGGTCACCAGAGGCGCAGGTGACCGCCGTGGACGTGGAGGATTGCACACAGCTTGCACCTCAGAGCGATGGCACGGGGGTGACGGCTACGCCGCCTCTGGATCGCAAGATGAGCAACTTCGTGGTGAGCCGCtag
- a CDS encoding putative 2,4-dihydroxyhept-2-ene-1,7-dioic acid aldolase, translated as MSSGGAEFKAELRAGKPKFGIFLNSASPLLAGQFSHSGYDWLLIDAQHSPVDSLTAAHMIAAIHTGHSKAMVRVASTQDRAGIQCALDSGADGVLIPYVNNAQELQDAVSCCYYPTTGTRSVYQPQQCMNAKGLLGYVPESNKNVVVAFQVETAACIENLEEIMAVKGIDIAFLGQNDLCMSMGLYDGRYVFPQMYFSPELQAATDTLISTAKKHNVILGLFLFGTDRVGEFLEKGFTFISIGSELHHAMVQAGTWVKALKDISEEKGKPWTNQPSALV; from the coding sequence ATGTCGTCCGGTGGTGCTGAGTTTAAGGCCGAGCTGCGTGCCGGTAAGCCGAAGTTTGGTATCTTTTTGAACTCAGCcagcccgctgctggccgGCCAGTTCAGCCACTCTGGCTACGACTGGCTGCTGATTGATGCTCAGCACTCGCCGGTGGACTCGCTGACAGCGGCGCATATGATCGCTGCCATCCACACGGGCCACTCCAAGGCCATGGTGCGCGTGGCGAGCACGCAGGACCGCGCTGGCATCCAGTGCGCTctcgacagcggcgccgatgGCGTACTGATCCCGTACGTGAACAACGCGCAAGAGCTGCAGGACGCCGTGTCGTGCTGCTACTACCCGACGACTGGCACGCGTTCCGTGTAccagccacagcagtgcaTGAACGCGAAGGGCCTACTGGGCTATGTACCGGAGTCCAATAAGAACGTGGTGGTTGCCTTTCAAGtggagacggcggcgtgcATCGAGAACCTGGAGGAAATCATGGCTGTGAAGGGCATCGACATCGCCTTCCTTGGCCAGAACGACCTTTGCATGTCCATGGGTCTGTACGACGGCCGCTACGTGTTCCCGCAGATGTACTTCTCGccggagctgcaggctgccACGGACACGCTGATCTCAACAGCCAAGAAGCACAACGTCATCCTCGGGCTGTTTCTGTTTGGCACCGACCGCGTCGGTGAGTTCCTTGAGAAGGGGTTCACCTTCATCAGCATCGGCAGCGAACTGCACCATGCCATGGTACAGGCCGGCACATGGGTGAAGGCCCTGAAGGACATCtcagaggagaagggcaaGCCGTGGACAAACCAGCCCAGCGCCCTCGTGTAA
- a CDS encoding putative protein kinase has translation MEAVVKLNRKLGVGGRGVVYEGFDHARGHFVAIKELAYMEPSVADEEDTELAAILTELAYMREAQHPNLVKYYGARRSPIGIQIIMEYVSGGSLDYVLKRCGPVRETVARAYTRDVLEALHYLHKTMHVCHRDVKPANILITPDGRCKLADFGVAKYVEVMTPTHSAQAARDSQGVGKAEGSTSPRHRNDERQCYLQTAVGTPWYMAPEVINGGVEDDDDEDVALDDAYALTVGGNASNGSSSEDWTSSGLAHTASHPLASTPPLYSSSNYYNPLKRIVKKGRLGARSVGYTTSADIWSVGVTVYEMVTGTKPFGADLSNPSAVLFRIANCAASPPQLPAGMHVSVELHNFLDLCFVYDKDLRATAAELLGHPWLQPARKGSNRGGVSASGAKQPHRVLSNAENLSHSDMRVDECEPVQRHQQPATRRTVFDGVPLLDAIDLPAYPAMTAASSLVSSAATECGAGGEGVYPPPTSSSGCAQHSLHRLSCSSVPRGSPSILMSPPPSSVSIAEQAEASSRYAAVRQRIGHTRATNSARTAVSAAAPDAQSSAGILLSTYGEFVDLLTRP, from the coding sequence atGGAGGCTGTGGTGAAGCTGAATCGCAAGCTCGGGGTGGGCGGCCGCGGCGTTGTTTACGAGGGCTTCGATCACGCCAGAGGGCACTTCGTCGCCATCAAGGAGCTGGCCTATATGGAACCCAGCGTCgctgacgaggaggacacgGAACTGGCTGCCATTCTCACTGAACTCGCATATATGCGCGAGGCACAACACCCCAACCTCGTCAAGTACTACGGCGCCCGCCGTAGTCCCATCGGTATTCAGATTATAATGGAGTACGTAAGCGGCGGCTCGCTGGACTACGTGTTGAAACGCTGCGGCCCTGTGCGCGAAACCGTCGCCCGCGCCTATACCCGCGATGTGCTCGAGGCTCTGCACTACCTGCACAAGACAATGCACGTGTGCCACCGTGACGTGAAGCCGGCAAACATTCTCATCACACCGGACGGGCGGTGCAAGCTGGCCGACTTTGGGGTCGCAAAGTATGTGGAGGTGATGACGCCGACGCACTCTGCGCAGGCAGCACGCGACAGCCAAGGCGTGGGAAAGGCGGAAGGGAGCACCTCGCCGCGCCACCGCAACGACGAGCGTCAATGCTACCTACAGACGGCGGTGGGCACGCCGTGGTACATGGCACCAGAGGTGATCAACGGAGGtgtcgaggacgacgacgacgaggacgtgGCACTTGACGACGCATATGCGTTAACTGTGGGCGGCAACGCCAGCAACGGCAGCTCCAGTGAGGACTGGACGAGTAGTGGCTTGGCCCATACAGCATCCCACCCGCTCGCCTCGACACCCCCACTGTACTCATCCTCCAACTACTACAACCCGCTGAAGCGGATTGTGAAGAAGGGCCGGCTCGGCGCGCGCTCGGTCGGAtacaccaccagcgccgacATCTGGAGTGTTGGCGTCACCGTGTACGAAATGGTCACGGGCACGAAGCCTTTTGGCGCCGATCTCTCCAACCCGTCTGCGGTGCTCTTTCGGATCGCAAACTGCgccgcatctcctccgcAGCTGCCAGCGGGCATGCATGTCTCCGTGGAGTTGCATAACTTCTTGGACCTGTGCTTCGTGTACGACAAGGACCTCcgcgcgacggcggcggagctcTTGGGCCACCCATGGCTGCAGCCTGCTCGCAAGGGTAGCAACAGGGGCGGTGTCAGCGCCAGTGGAGCGAAACAGCCACATCGCGTGCTCTCCAATGCTGAGAACCTCTCGCATTCTGACATGCGCGTGGATGAGTGCGAGCCAgtgcagcgccatcagcaGCCAGCGACCCGCCGCACCGTCTTTGACGGTGTCCCTCTCCTCGACGCCATCGACCTTCCCGCCTACCCCGCAATGACGGCGGCCTCGTCTCTGGTCTCCTCTGCGGCAACCGAatgtggcgctggtggagagggagtCTATCCTCCTCCTACCAGCTCGTCAGGATGTGCGCAGCACAGCTTGCACCGCCtgtcgtgcagcagcgttCCTCGCGGCTCACCCTCCATCCTcatgtcgccgccgccatcgtccGTGTCTATtgcggagcaggcggaggcGTCTTCACGGTACGCAGCGGTACGACAGCGCATTGGACACACCCGCGCAACCAACTCCGCGCGCACCGCTgtctcagcagcagcacccgaCGCGCAGTCAAGCGCCGGGATTCTCTTGTCCACATACGGAGAGTTTGTCGATCTTCTGACACGCCCTTGA
- a CDS encoding putative kinesin: protein MHSQRPSASYNVRRQSDRGASVSLVNHQNGGFTEPSPYTASAHSEARAHLQGRFPSATAASSPREHFDNANLYSSTTAASTCDNFRVAVRVRPPLQRELHGYRPFVDVVQIAPEHANSITLCDALDAEDGRGAVYSRQSYTFDRVYAADTTQEEVYELSARPAVLSVLEGYNATLIAYGQTGTGKTYTMEGFTSEEKRGIIPRAVEDIFTYIQERRSTSAGTKFLVRASYMQIYNEVISDLLEPPTTALGGGGSRSSSLTVRHTPLRGVYVDGLSEWIVRTPEDVYGLIAKGTALRATSATKLSELSSRSHAIFTIVVEATEGDEANPLYYRFGKLNIVDLAGSEKIRLAGVTGQRLEETKNINKSLHELGNVIAALAAKSGAHGRRVQRHIPFRNSALTSALRDSLGGNCKTTLIACISPALESYAESLSTLMFANRAKNIQNHAVVNEGMSQATLLRAYEQELRRLRRQLEERTEVDGSELMNSADTHLLLSELEEDRRRAEADRQAALAALQKSSVAHQEEMRVRQELESRIRELEVIMREGGMEGNPRTSQEYAERLLELDREHQAVEEDKEQVERYKHLLLKQRDIMLSLTTRLNDRDETILLLQEEVEAYDQHVQKLEEELELVAQQGDAGRRAALPSPSSTVMMVVNPQLVGSASETQAAEYIYQRRVQSPSLEAGARAATSPRYRSFLQPSRTVTAEELAVELVMLQGRKDAAAEAAAGKDAAELAEGTLLSDAELTRILQQRADSIVHAHYNAQVAQLRSTVAALTLQLRNSEDKAHIAEKEARLLAHRLSTGQNGPTMDELQRALQAEWDSRRKAYVSTMDEVHDAVRADATERARLGREIDRVRVEVQHLLETASSEATASSDTSRRSAVSRVWQRLQEVEEKVRLQGTLAQLPTLLPDAGVVHSVSSSAARSASEEHKLHDAQAREKALQKAVEEQKRRITQLEQETVARAKRCPSSEVTAADATEVAMLRKKLTVHEKDRRALHTILEQRMKGKINRICELLLTHTDATNCKEAADKLSSEALSLQGLIHAAIKAMDAEV, encoded by the coding sequence ATGCACTCCCAAAGACCTTCTGCAAGCTACAATGTCCGTCGTCAGAGCGATCGAGGCGCATCAGTGTCCCTGGTGAATCATCAGAACGGAGGCTTCACCGAGCCCAGCCCGTACACGGCATCTGCACACAGCGAGGCGCGGGCGCATCTACAGGGGCGCTTTCCCTCCGCCACGGCGGCTTCGTCTCCGCGGGAGCACTTTGACAACGCCAACCTCTACTCcagcaccactgcagccAGCACGTGCGACAACTTTAGGGTGGCAGTGCGCGTGCGCCCACCTCTGCAGCGCGAGCTGCATGGCTATCGACCCTTTGTCGACGTGGTTCAGATAGCGCCGGAGCACGCCAACTCCATCACCCTCTGCGATGCTCTAGACGCTGAAGACGGTAGAGGGGCAGTGTACTCGCGCCAGAGCTACACGTTCGACCGCGTTTACGCAGCTGACACAACGCAGGAGGAAGTGTACGAGCTGAGCGCGCGGCCAGCCGTGCTATCAGTGCTAGAGGGCTACAACGCCACGCTCATAGCGTACGGGCAAACCGGTACAGGCAAGACATACACAATGGAGGGTTTTACAAGCGAGGAGAAACGCGGCATCATTCCTCGCGCAGTCGAGGATATCTTTACGTATATACAGGaaaggcgcagcaccagcgcggGCACAAAGTTCCTCGTGCGGGCCTCCTACATGCAAATCTACAACGAGGTCATCTCAGACCTACTGGAACCGCCGACCACAGCgctcggtggtggtggaagccGTAGCAGCAGCCTTACGGTGCGCCACACACCCCTGCGTGGTGTCTACGTTGATGGCTTGTCGGAGTGGATTGTGCGCACCCCGGAGGATGTGTACGGACTCATCGCCAAGGGCACAGCGCTGCGGGCAACGAGCGCCACTAAGCTAAGCGAGCTGTCCTCCCGGTCGCACGCCATCTTCACGATTGTCGTAGAGGCGACGGAGGGCGACGAGGCGAATCCGCTCTACTACCGCTTCGGCAAGCTGAACATTGTCGACCTGGCCGGTAGCGAAAAGATCCGCCTTGCGGGGGTCACGGGGCAGCGACTGGAGGAGACCAAGAACATCAACAAGTCGCTGCACGAGCTAGGCAACGTCATCGCTGCCTTGGCCGCCAAGTCCGGTGCACATGGTCGCCGAGTACAGCGGCACATCCCGTTCCGCAACTCCGCCCTCACGAGCGCGCTGCGCGACTCACTTGGCGGCAACTGCAAGACGACGCTGATCGCGTGCATTTCTCCAGCGCTGGAGTCGTACGCGGAGTCGCTGTCCACGCTCATGTTCGCCAATCGCGCCAAGAACATTCAGAACCACGCGGTGGTGAACGAGGGCATGAGCCAGGCAACGCTGCTCAGGGCGTACGAGCAGGAACTACggcgactgcggcggcagctggaAGAGCGCACGGAGGTGGACGGCAGTGAGCTCATGAACTCGGCTGACACACACTTGCTGCTCTCCGAGTTGGAGGAGGACCGACGGCGCGCGGAGGCGGAccggcaggcggcgcttgCAGCGCTTCAGAAGTCGTCAGTGGCACATCAGGAAGAGATGCGTGTTcggcaggagctggagagtCGCATACGCGAGCTAGAGGTTATCATGCGCGAAGGTGGCATGGAGGGCAACCCGCGCACCAGTCAGGAGTACGCGGAGCGGCTTCTCGAGCTGGATCGGGAGCATCAGGCCGTGGAAGAGGACAAGGAGCAGGTAGAACGCTACAAGCACCTACTGCTGAAACAGCGCGATATCATGCTGAGCCTCACCACTCGACTGAACGACCGCGACGAGACAATTCTGCTGCTCCAAGAAGAGGTTGAGGCGTACGACCAGCATGTGCAGAAGCTGGAGGAAGAGCTGGAGCTGGTGGCACAACAAGGTGACGCAGGGCGACGGGCCGCTTTGCCGTCGCCATCCTCGACCGTGATGATGGTTGTGAACCCGCAACTCGTCGGGAGCGCGAGTGAGACGCAGGCAGCAGAGTATATCTACCAAAGACGCGTGCAGTCCCCGTCGCTGGAGGCTGGCGCGCGGGCCGCTACGTCGCCGAGATACCGATCATTCCTGCAGCCGAGCCGCACCGTTACGGCAGAGGAGCTCGCCGTGGAGTTGGTTATGCTACAAGGCCGCAaagacgcagctgcagaagctgctgctggcaaaGACGCGGCTGAGCTAGCCGAGGGCACGCTCCTTAGCGACGCGGAGCTCACTCGTATCctgcagcaacgcgccgactCGATCGTGCACGCGCACTACAACGCGcaagtggcgcagctgcgctccaccgtggcggcgctgaccCTTCAGCTGCGCAACAGCGAGGACAAGGCGCACATCGCAGAAAAGGAGGCGCGCCTGCTGGCGCATCGGCTGAGCACTGGACAAAATGGTCCCACCATGGATGAGCTTCAGCGAGCACTGCAAGCGGAGTGGGACTCGCGCCGCAAAGCCTACGTCAGTACGATGGACGAGGTGCACGACGCCGTTCGTGCCGATGCGACAGAGCGGGCGCGGCTTGGGCGCGAGATCGACCGCGTCCGagtggaggtgcagcaccTGCTTGAGACGGCGTCCTCGGAGGCTACCGCGTCGTCTGACACAAGCCGGCGGTCTGCTGTGAGTCGCGtgtggcagcggctgcaagaggtggaagagaaggtgcgccTTCAGGGGACATTGGCCCAGCTGCCAACTCTGCTCCCTGACGCTGGCGTTGTGCATTCAGTCTCGAGCAGTGCCGCGCGCTCAGCGTCTGAGGAGCACAAGCTGCACGATGCGCAGGCACgggagaaggcgctgcagaaAGCGGTTGAAGAGCAGAAGCGCCGCATCACACAACTGGAACAGGAAACGGTGGCTCGCGCAAAGCGCTGCCCATCATCGGAAGTGACCGCCGCAGACGCCACGGAGGTGGCAATGCTGAGGAAGAAGCTCACAGTGCACGAGAAGGACCGACGTGCCCTCCACACCATCCTGGAGCAACGAATGAAGGGTAAGATTAATCGCATCTGTGAGCTGCTCCTCACCCACACCGACGCCACCAACTGCAAAGAAGCCGCTGACAAGCTAAGTAGCGAGGCGCTTAGTCTGCAGGGCCTGATTCACGCCGCAATCAAGGCGATGGATGCGGAGGTCTAG